A window from Vigna angularis cultivar LongXiaoDou No.4 chromosome 7, ASM1680809v1, whole genome shotgun sequence encodes these proteins:
- the LOC108322756 gene encoding uncharacterized protein LOC108322756 isoform X2 produces MEKRGDGADAEPQFDADFVPDPSQRCTGNEKGDKAPKIPQSRRPNLSSLQIPAWSLDIALSTFAKTDGPSVSRSSPGSSRGLPPRPNSAKVRSSMRTLLPQKGVKTNTCSQDFERTGLIVPKTPLSDAPLDKSSIHLSLKNKVISPSAKGAQSLPVTPFATSASETADGGHLKMGGHPHIIRSFSVPVKSKAASLRVTDATGLIRVISARQTVRRKSSDGGLVPEIAIEDDTEDIPEEQAVCRICLVELGEGGNTLKMECSCRGDLALAHRECAVKWFSIKGNRTCDVCKREVQNLPVTLLKICNRETTARQTSNVPPRAEVSYYRIWQDVPVLILVSMLSYFCFLEQLLVSDLGPRALAISLPFACVLGLLSSMIASTMVSRSFVWAYACFQFAILILLAHLFYTILNLNAVLSILLSSFTGFGITISTNSLVMEFIGWRNIWRIQSSVQNVNMTEQPRREHVNHQRRENQIEHQPQRQSSMTPELPQHHGNS; encoded by the exons ATGGAAAAGAGAGGTGACGGTGCTGATGCTGAGCCTCAATTTGACGCTGATTTTGTGCCAGATCCTTCCCAG AGATGTACTGGAAATGAAAAGGGTGACAAGGCCCCCAAGATACCTCAGTCCAGACGGCCTAATCTATCCTCACTGCAAATACCAGCGTGGTCACTAGATATAGCATTATCTACTTTTGCAAAAACCGATGGTCCTTCAGTTTCACGATCAAGTCCTGGTTCCAGTAGAGGACTTCCTCCAAGGCCAAATTCAGCTAAAGTCAGGTCTTCAATGAGAACTTTACTTCCTCAGAAGGGCGTCAAGACAAATACTTGTTCCCAGGATTTTGAAAGGACAGGTCTAATAGTTCCTAAAACTCCCTTATCAGATGCTCCTTTGGATAAATCTTCCATTCATCTGTCTCTTAAAAATAAGGTCATCTCCCCATCAGCAAAAGGTGCACAGTCATTGCCAGTTACTCCATTTGCAACTTCAGCTTCAGAGACCGCAGATGGAGGACATCTT AAAATGGGTGGTCATCCGCATATTATTCGATCATTTTCAGTCCCAGTTAAAAGCAAAGCCGCTAGTTTAAGGGTTACAGATGCCACGGGCTTGATTCGTGTAATTTCAGCAAGGCAAACTGTTCGTAGAAAATCAAGTGATGGTGGTTTGGTTCCAGAGATTG CCATTGAAGATGACACTGAGGATATTCCAGAAGAACAAGCAGTTTGTAGGATTTGTTTGGTGGAGCTTGGGGAAGGAGGGAATACACTTAAGATGGAATGCAGTTGTAGAGGTGATCTCGCACTTGCTCACCGGGAATGTGCAGTGAAGTGGTTTAGTATAAAGGGAAACAGAACCTGTGATGTCTGCAAGCGGGAAGTCCAAAACCTCCCGGTAACACTGTTAAAAATTTGCAATCGTGAAACTACTGCTAGGCAGACATCAAATGTGCCACCACGGGCAGAAGTATCTTATTACAG GATCTGGCAGGATGTACCAGTACTTATCTTGGTCAGCATGCTTTCTTACTTTTGTTTTCTAGAGCAACTACTg GTTTCAGATTTGGGCCCTCGTGCTCTTGCCATTTCATTACCTTTTGCCTGTGTTTTAGGTCTCCTTTCATCTATGATTGCGTCAACTATGG TGAGCAGGAGTTTCGTTTGGGCTTATGCCTGCTTCCAGTTTGCAATTCTTATCCTCTTAGCTCATTTATTTTACACTATT CTCAATTTAAATGCAGTTCTCTCGATTCTCCTTTCCTCATTCACTGGGTTTGGCATTACAATCAGTACGAACTCTCTGGTTATGGAATTTATTGGATGGAGAAATATTTGGAGGATTCAATCCTCTGTCCAGAACGTTAACATGACAGAGCAACCGCGTCGAGAGCATGTAAATCATCAGAGACGGGAAAATCAAATAGAACATCAACCACAAAGACAATCATCAATGACGCCAGAACTGCCGCAGCATCATGGCAACAGTTGA
- the LOC128197732 gene encoding protein TIFY 5A-like, translating into MKRNCYLDLRLHSSSSHTSMNGKFNLHSIKLAAVLHNQRHCIFDTTELQARAIIWLASREMVKTRSLRSEALLVHISPHLSIKKSLQNFLQRRKKRKSYQRNSDKN; encoded by the exons ATGAAGAGAAACTGCTATCTCGATCTTCGTCTTCATTCTTCCTCTTCTCATACTTCAAT GAATGGGAAGTTCAACCTACACAGTATTAAACTTGCAGCTGTTCTTCATAACCAACGCCACTGCATTTTTGACACTACAGAACTTCAG GCAAGAGCGATAATATGGTTGGCAAGTAGAGAAATGGTGAAAACCAGAAGCTTGCGTTCTGAAGCATTATTAGTACATATTTCGCCACACCTCTCCATCAAGAAATCACTTCAGAATTTCCTGCAGAGGAGAAAGAAACGAAAATCTTATCAAAGGAACAGTGACAAAAAttag
- the LOC108322746 gene encoding UDP-glycosyltransferase 82A1: MKKKEIIILVPYPAQGHVTPMQNLAWAFLAQGFHPLIVLPHSFHRMIHGQEEQEDGLRWVGLGDGMGQAEESPDFFAIESAMEKRMPSDLEGLIEKVRGEGGEVACLVVDLLASWAIESAHRSAIPVAGFWPAMFASYLFIASIPLMLNRRLLSHNGLPQHEGKFSLRPELPVISTEDLPWLVGTEAARKARFKFWKRTLERSSALKWLLVNSFPEESKLEVENRKMGTEGWPRVLPIGPMCRNGIAKSVSFWEEDLSCLKWVAKQKKKSVIYISFGSWVSPIGEAKLRNLAVALEASGRPFIWVLRSSWRQGLPNGFLERVEKEDRGRVVSWAPQKQILQHESVACYITHCGWNSILEALQFEKKLLCYPVAGDQFVNCAFVVEVWKVGLKLNGLEAKDVQEGIVRVIQDKEMEGRLKLLNQRIMAGNNNTGASMFKTFLEDLKKTSSTTTTTQDASEINIPCF, translated from the exons CATGATTCACGGTCAGGAGGAGCAGGAGGACGGGCTCAGGTGGGTGGGCCTGGGTGATGGAATGGGCCAGGCGGAGGAAAGCCCAGATTTCTTTGCGATCGAATCGGCCATGGAGAAGAGGATGCCGAGTGATTTGGAAGGCCTGATAGAGAAGGTCCGTGGAGAGGGTGGTGAGGTGGCGTGCCTGGTGGTTGACCTCTTGGCCTCTTGGGCCATCGAATCGGCCCACAGGTCTGCCATCCCCGTTGCTGGGTTCTGGCCCGCCATGTTCGCTTCTTACCTTTTCATCGCTTCCATTCCTCTCATGCTCAACCGTCGTCTCCTTTCTCACAACG GACTTCCGCAACACGAGGGGAAATTCAGCCTTCGTCCGGAGCTGCCGGTGATTTCGACCGAGGATCTTCCGTGGCTTGTCGGAACAGAAGCTGCGAGGAAAGCGAGATTTAAATTTTGGAAAAGAACTCTGGAGAGGTCAAGTGCTCTGAAATGGCTGCTGGTGAATTCGTTTCCCGAAGAAAGCAAACTGGAAGTGGAAAACAGGAAGATGGGTACAGAAGGGTGGCCACGCGTGTTGCCTATAGGGCCTATGTGCAGGAATGGGATAGCGAAAAGTGTGAGCTTTTGGGAGGAAGATTTGAGCTGCTTGAAGTGGGTGGCAAAGCAGAAGAAGAAATCAGTTATATACATCTCATTCGGAAGTTGGGTGAGTCCGATTGGGGAAGCGAAGCTGAGAAATCTGGCAGTGGCGCTCGAGGCTTCGGGGAGGCCATTCATTTGGGTGTTGAGGTCGAGTTGGCGGCAAGGCTTGCCGAATGGATTTCTGGAAAGGGTTGAGAAGGAAGACAGAGGCAGAGTGGTGAGCTGGGCACCGCAGAAACAGATTTTGCAGCATGAGTCTGTGGCTTGTTATATCACACACTGTGGGTGGAATTCCATATTGGAGGCTCTGCAGTTCGAAAAGAAATTGTTGTGCTACCCTGTGGCAGGGGACCAGTTTGTGAACTGTGCGTTTGTTGTTGAGGTTTGGAAGGTAGGCTTAAAACTCAACGGGCTGGAGGCAAAGGATGTTCAAGAAGGAATTGTTAGGGTGATACAAGATAAGGAGATGGAAGGACGATTAAAACTACTGAATCAAAGAATCATGGCTGGTAACAATAACACAGGAGCTTCCATGTTCAAAACCTTCCTAGAAGATCTCAAGAAGACATCTTCAACAACTACAACTACTCAAGATGCAAGTGAAATAAACATTCCTTGTTTTTGA
- the LOC108322756 gene encoding uncharacterized protein LOC108322756 isoform X3: MEKRGDGADAEPQFDADFVPDPSQRCTGNEKGDKAPKIPQSRRPNLSSLQIPAWSLDIALSTFAKTDGPSVSRSSPGSSRGLPPRPNSAKVRSSMRTLLPQKGVKTNTCSQDFERTGLIVPKTPLSDAPLDKSSIHLSLKNKVISPSAKGAQSLPVTPFATSASETADGGHLVCDSGSSKMGGHPHIIRSFSVPVKSKAASLRVTDATGLIRVISARQTVRRKSSDGGLVPEIAIEDDTEDIPEEQAVCRICLVELGEGGNTLKMECSCRGDLALAHRECAVKWFSIKGNRTCDVCKREVQNLPVTLLKICNRETTARQTSNVPPRAEVSYYRIWQDVPVLILVSMLSYFCFLEQLLVSDLGPRALAISLPFACVLGLLSSMIASTMVSRSFVWAYACFQFAILILLAHLFYTIFSRFSFPHSLGLALQSVRTLWLWNLLDGEIFGGFNPLSRTLT, encoded by the exons ATGGAAAAGAGAGGTGACGGTGCTGATGCTGAGCCTCAATTTGACGCTGATTTTGTGCCAGATCCTTCCCAG AGATGTACTGGAAATGAAAAGGGTGACAAGGCCCCCAAGATACCTCAGTCCAGACGGCCTAATCTATCCTCACTGCAAATACCAGCGTGGTCACTAGATATAGCATTATCTACTTTTGCAAAAACCGATGGTCCTTCAGTTTCACGATCAAGTCCTGGTTCCAGTAGAGGACTTCCTCCAAGGCCAAATTCAGCTAAAGTCAGGTCTTCAATGAGAACTTTACTTCCTCAGAAGGGCGTCAAGACAAATACTTGTTCCCAGGATTTTGAAAGGACAGGTCTAATAGTTCCTAAAACTCCCTTATCAGATGCTCCTTTGGATAAATCTTCCATTCATCTGTCTCTTAAAAATAAGGTCATCTCCCCATCAGCAAAAGGTGCACAGTCATTGCCAGTTACTCCATTTGCAACTTCAGCTTCAGAGACCGCAGATGGAGGACATCTTGTATGTGATTCTGGTTCAAGT AAAATGGGTGGTCATCCGCATATTATTCGATCATTTTCAGTCCCAGTTAAAAGCAAAGCCGCTAGTTTAAGGGTTACAGATGCCACGGGCTTGATTCGTGTAATTTCAGCAAGGCAAACTGTTCGTAGAAAATCAAGTGATGGTGGTTTGGTTCCAGAGATTG CCATTGAAGATGACACTGAGGATATTCCAGAAGAACAAGCAGTTTGTAGGATTTGTTTGGTGGAGCTTGGGGAAGGAGGGAATACACTTAAGATGGAATGCAGTTGTAGAGGTGATCTCGCACTTGCTCACCGGGAATGTGCAGTGAAGTGGTTTAGTATAAAGGGAAACAGAACCTGTGATGTCTGCAAGCGGGAAGTCCAAAACCTCCCGGTAACACTGTTAAAAATTTGCAATCGTGAAACTACTGCTAGGCAGACATCAAATGTGCCACCACGGGCAGAAGTATCTTATTACAG GATCTGGCAGGATGTACCAGTACTTATCTTGGTCAGCATGCTTTCTTACTTTTGTTTTCTAGAGCAACTACTg GTTTCAGATTTGGGCCCTCGTGCTCTTGCCATTTCATTACCTTTTGCCTGTGTTTTAGGTCTCCTTTCATCTATGATTGCGTCAACTATGG TGAGCAGGAGTTTCGTTTGGGCTTATGCCTGCTTCCAGTTTGCAATTCTTATCCTCTTAGCTCATTTATTTTACACTATT TTCTCTCGATTCTCCTTTCCTCATTCACTGGGTTTGGCATTACAATCAGTACGAACTCTCTGGTTATGGAATTTATTGGATGGAGAAATATTTGGAGGATTCAATCCTCTGTCCAGAACGTTAACATGA
- the LOC108322756 gene encoding uncharacterized protein LOC108322756 isoform X1: MEKRGDGADAEPQFDADFVPDPSQRCTGNEKGDKAPKIPQSRRPNLSSLQIPAWSLDIALSTFAKTDGPSVSRSSPGSSRGLPPRPNSAKVRSSMRTLLPQKGVKTNTCSQDFERTGLIVPKTPLSDAPLDKSSIHLSLKNKVISPSAKGAQSLPVTPFATSASETADGGHLVCDSGSSKMGGHPHIIRSFSVPVKSKAASLRVTDATGLIRVISARQTVRRKSSDGGLVPEIAIEDDTEDIPEEQAVCRICLVELGEGGNTLKMECSCRGDLALAHRECAVKWFSIKGNRTCDVCKREVQNLPVTLLKICNRETTARQTSNVPPRAEVSYYRIWQDVPVLILVSMLSYFCFLEQLLVSDLGPRALAISLPFACVLGLLSSMIASTMVSRSFVWAYACFQFAILILLAHLFYTILNLNAVLSILLSSFTGFGITISTNSLVMEFIGWRNIWRIQSSVQNVNMTEQPRREHVNHQRRENQIEHQPQRQSSMTPELPQHHGNS, encoded by the exons ATGGAAAAGAGAGGTGACGGTGCTGATGCTGAGCCTCAATTTGACGCTGATTTTGTGCCAGATCCTTCCCAG AGATGTACTGGAAATGAAAAGGGTGACAAGGCCCCCAAGATACCTCAGTCCAGACGGCCTAATCTATCCTCACTGCAAATACCAGCGTGGTCACTAGATATAGCATTATCTACTTTTGCAAAAACCGATGGTCCTTCAGTTTCACGATCAAGTCCTGGTTCCAGTAGAGGACTTCCTCCAAGGCCAAATTCAGCTAAAGTCAGGTCTTCAATGAGAACTTTACTTCCTCAGAAGGGCGTCAAGACAAATACTTGTTCCCAGGATTTTGAAAGGACAGGTCTAATAGTTCCTAAAACTCCCTTATCAGATGCTCCTTTGGATAAATCTTCCATTCATCTGTCTCTTAAAAATAAGGTCATCTCCCCATCAGCAAAAGGTGCACAGTCATTGCCAGTTACTCCATTTGCAACTTCAGCTTCAGAGACCGCAGATGGAGGACATCTTGTATGTGATTCTGGTTCAAGT AAAATGGGTGGTCATCCGCATATTATTCGATCATTTTCAGTCCCAGTTAAAAGCAAAGCCGCTAGTTTAAGGGTTACAGATGCCACGGGCTTGATTCGTGTAATTTCAGCAAGGCAAACTGTTCGTAGAAAATCAAGTGATGGTGGTTTGGTTCCAGAGATTG CCATTGAAGATGACACTGAGGATATTCCAGAAGAACAAGCAGTTTGTAGGATTTGTTTGGTGGAGCTTGGGGAAGGAGGGAATACACTTAAGATGGAATGCAGTTGTAGAGGTGATCTCGCACTTGCTCACCGGGAATGTGCAGTGAAGTGGTTTAGTATAAAGGGAAACAGAACCTGTGATGTCTGCAAGCGGGAAGTCCAAAACCTCCCGGTAACACTGTTAAAAATTTGCAATCGTGAAACTACTGCTAGGCAGACATCAAATGTGCCACCACGGGCAGAAGTATCTTATTACAG GATCTGGCAGGATGTACCAGTACTTATCTTGGTCAGCATGCTTTCTTACTTTTGTTTTCTAGAGCAACTACTg GTTTCAGATTTGGGCCCTCGTGCTCTTGCCATTTCATTACCTTTTGCCTGTGTTTTAGGTCTCCTTTCATCTATGATTGCGTCAACTATGG TGAGCAGGAGTTTCGTTTGGGCTTATGCCTGCTTCCAGTTTGCAATTCTTATCCTCTTAGCTCATTTATTTTACACTATT CTCAATTTAAATGCAGTTCTCTCGATTCTCCTTTCCTCATTCACTGGGTTTGGCATTACAATCAGTACGAACTCTCTGGTTATGGAATTTATTGGATGGAGAAATATTTGGAGGATTCAATCCTCTGTCCAGAACGTTAACATGACAGAGCAACCGCGTCGAGAGCATGTAAATCATCAGAGACGGGAAAATCAAATAGAACATCAACCACAAAGACAATCATCAATGACGCCAGAACTGCCGCAGCATCATGGCAACAGTTGA
- the LOC108322756 gene encoding uncharacterized protein LOC108322756 isoform X4: MRTLLPQKGVKTNTCSQDFERTGLIVPKTPLSDAPLDKSSIHLSLKNKVISPSAKGAQSLPVTPFATSASETADGGHLVCDSGSSKMGGHPHIIRSFSVPVKSKAASLRVTDATGLIRVISARQTVRRKSSDGGLVPEIAIEDDTEDIPEEQAVCRICLVELGEGGNTLKMECSCRGDLALAHRECAVKWFSIKGNRTCDVCKREVQNLPVTLLKICNRETTARQTSNVPPRAEVSYYRIWQDVPVLILVSMLSYFCFLEQLLVSDLGPRALAISLPFACVLGLLSSMIASTMVSRSFVWAYACFQFAILILLAHLFYTILNLNAVLSILLSSFTGFGITISTNSLVMEFIGWRNIWRIQSSVQNVNMTEQPRREHVNHQRRENQIEHQPQRQSSMTPELPQHHGNS, from the exons ATGAGAACTTTACTTCCTCAGAAGGGCGTCAAGACAAATACTTGTTCCCAGGATTTTGAAAGGACAGGTCTAATAGTTCCTAAAACTCCCTTATCAGATGCTCCTTTGGATAAATCTTCCATTCATCTGTCTCTTAAAAATAAGGTCATCTCCCCATCAGCAAAAGGTGCACAGTCATTGCCAGTTACTCCATTTGCAACTTCAGCTTCAGAGACCGCAGATGGAGGACATCTTGTATGTGATTCTGGTTCAAGT AAAATGGGTGGTCATCCGCATATTATTCGATCATTTTCAGTCCCAGTTAAAAGCAAAGCCGCTAGTTTAAGGGTTACAGATGCCACGGGCTTGATTCGTGTAATTTCAGCAAGGCAAACTGTTCGTAGAAAATCAAGTGATGGTGGTTTGGTTCCAGAGATTG CCATTGAAGATGACACTGAGGATATTCCAGAAGAACAAGCAGTTTGTAGGATTTGTTTGGTGGAGCTTGGGGAAGGAGGGAATACACTTAAGATGGAATGCAGTTGTAGAGGTGATCTCGCACTTGCTCACCGGGAATGTGCAGTGAAGTGGTTTAGTATAAAGGGAAACAGAACCTGTGATGTCTGCAAGCGGGAAGTCCAAAACCTCCCGGTAACACTGTTAAAAATTTGCAATCGTGAAACTACTGCTAGGCAGACATCAAATGTGCCACCACGGGCAGAAGTATCTTATTACAG GATCTGGCAGGATGTACCAGTACTTATCTTGGTCAGCATGCTTTCTTACTTTTGTTTTCTAGAGCAACTACTg GTTTCAGATTTGGGCCCTCGTGCTCTTGCCATTTCATTACCTTTTGCCTGTGTTTTAGGTCTCCTTTCATCTATGATTGCGTCAACTATGG TGAGCAGGAGTTTCGTTTGGGCTTATGCCTGCTTCCAGTTTGCAATTCTTATCCTCTTAGCTCATTTATTTTACACTATT CTCAATTTAAATGCAGTTCTCTCGATTCTCCTTTCCTCATTCACTGGGTTTGGCATTACAATCAGTACGAACTCTCTGGTTATGGAATTTATTGGATGGAGAAATATTTGGAGGATTCAATCCTCTGTCCAGAACGTTAACATGACAGAGCAACCGCGTCGAGAGCATGTAAATCATCAGAGACGGGAAAATCAAATAGAACATCAACCACAAAGACAATCATCAATGACGCCAGAACTGCCGCAGCATCATGGCAACAGTTGA